A section of the Corynebacterium tuberculostearicum genome encodes:
- a CDS encoding peptide MFS transporter encodes MEKHTSDAAAQAAAPTPQSGERTFFGHPWGLANLFGVEMWERFSFYGMQALVLLYMYYATTDGGLGLDRADATSIVGAYGGLVYMACLLASLVADRVLGAERTLFYSASMVMLGHIALAFIPAITGLAIGLVLIAIGSGGVKTTAQVVLGAMYSRDDPRRDGGFSIFYMGVNIGALVGPLLTTALWGWQGFHWGFGIAAIGMALGLIQYSVMRKTTIKDAGHEVPNPASPKQLLMGVVAVAAVVVVMVGALATGAIQVDWLSNIVTAVALVAAIYLWVQMYTSKLVTREEKNRLLGFIPMFVSGVLFFGIFQQQFTVMTIYSDVRLDRHMFGWEIPPSLVQSINPIFIVIFSAVFATMWTKLGDRQWSTPVKFGVANIVIGISLFFFLPFSGGEANSTPMYAIIFILFLFTMAELLLSPVGNALATKVAPVAFPSRMMAVWMMAVAMGTSLAGSLAGFYTPDDAGAENTFFISLGVASIVLGGILLVLSRWVVKKFSTFR; translated from the coding sequence ATGGAGAAACACACATCCGACGCGGCAGCTCAGGCCGCTGCGCCCACGCCGCAGAGCGGCGAACGCACATTCTTTGGGCACCCTTGGGGATTGGCCAACCTCTTCGGCGTGGAAATGTGGGAGCGCTTTAGCTTCTATGGCATGCAAGCCCTTGTCTTGCTGTACATGTATTACGCCACTACCGATGGTGGCCTCGGCCTAGACCGGGCGGACGCAACGTCTATCGTGGGAGCCTACGGTGGCTTGGTCTACATGGCCTGCTTGTTGGCTTCTCTTGTTGCTGACCGAGTCTTGGGTGCAGAACGCACACTGTTTTACTCGGCCAGCATGGTGATGCTTGGCCACATTGCTTTGGCGTTTATTCCCGCAATAACTGGTTTGGCCATTGGCCTCGTCCTTATCGCCATCGGCTCCGGCGGTGTTAAGACCACCGCGCAGGTCGTGCTTGGTGCCATGTACAGTCGCGATGATCCGCGCCGCGATGGTGGCTTCTCCATCTTTTATATGGGCGTTAATATCGGCGCTCTCGTTGGTCCACTGCTCACCACTGCCCTGTGGGGCTGGCAGGGTTTCCACTGGGGCTTCGGTATCGCGGCGATTGGCATGGCGCTCGGCCTGATTCAGTACTCCGTAATGCGCAAGACCACAATTAAGGACGCGGGACACGAGGTACCAAACCCGGCTAGCCCCAAGCAGCTACTTATGGGCGTGGTGGCAGTTGCTGCCGTTGTCGTGGTCATGGTGGGAGCATTGGCTACCGGAGCCATTCAGGTTGATTGGTTGTCCAATATTGTTACCGCGGTGGCTCTTGTAGCTGCAATTTATCTGTGGGTTCAGATGTATACCTCGAAGCTGGTGACCCGCGAGGAAAAGAACCGCCTGCTCGGCTTTATCCCGATGTTCGTTTCCGGCGTGTTGTTCTTCGGCATCTTCCAGCAGCAGTTCACCGTGATGACGATTTATTCGGATGTGCGCTTGGACCGTCACATGTTTGGTTGGGAAATCCCTCCATCACTGGTGCAGTCCATTAATCCGATTTTTATTGTTATTTTCTCTGCAGTCTTTGCGACGATGTGGACGAAGCTAGGAGATAGGCAGTGGTCCACCCCGGTGAAGTTTGGTGTCGCCAATATCGTCATCGGCATCTCCCTGTTCTTCTTCCTTCCTTTCTCGGGCGGGGAAGCGAACTCCACTCCGATGTATGCCATCATCTTCATCCTCTTCCTTTTCACCATGGCGGAGCTTCTCCTATCGCCGGTGGGCAATGCCCTAGCTACCAAGGTGGCGCCGGTAGCGTTCCCGTCCCGTATGATGGCGGTATGGATGATGGCGGTCGCTATGGGTACGTCGCTGGCTGGTTCCTTGGCTGGCTTTTATACCCCAGACGATGCGGGCGCGGAAAACACCTTCTTTATCTCCCTTGGCGTTGCGTCCATCGTGCTGGGCGGCATTCTGCTTGTTCTCAGCCGCTGGGTGGTAAAGAAATTTTCCACCTTCCGTTAG
- a CDS encoding ATP-dependent Clp protease proteolytic subunit, whose product MNQSQMPSSRYVLPSFIEQSAQGTKETNPYSKLFEERIIFLGTQVDDTSANDIMAQLLVLESQDPDRDITMYINSPGGSFTALMAIYDTMRYVRPDVQTVCLGQAASAAAVLLAAGAPGKRAALPNSRVLIHQPATQGTQGQVSDLEIQAAEIERMRKLMETTLSEHTGRTAEQIRIDTDRDKILTAQEAVEYGIIDTVFDYRKLNA is encoded by the coding sequence ATGAATCAATCCCAGATGCCAAGTTCCCGCTACGTTCTGCCGTCCTTCATTGAGCAGTCCGCACAGGGCACTAAGGAAACCAACCCATACTCCAAGCTTTTTGAAGAGCGCATCATCTTCCTGGGGACCCAGGTGGATGATACTTCCGCCAATGACATCATGGCGCAGTTGCTGGTCCTGGAGTCCCAGGACCCAGACCGCGATATCACGATGTACATCAACTCCCCGGGCGGCTCCTTTACCGCGCTGATGGCCATCTATGACACCATGCGCTACGTCCGCCCGGACGTGCAGACCGTGTGCTTGGGCCAGGCCGCTTCGGCGGCAGCTGTGCTGCTTGCCGCCGGTGCGCCGGGCAAGCGTGCAGCTTTGCCGAACTCCCGCGTGCTCATTCACCAGCCGGCAACTCAGGGTACTCAGGGTCAGGTTTCTGATCTAGAGATCCAGGCCGCCGAGATTGAGCGCATGCGCAAGCTGATGGAAACCACCCTGTCTGAGCACACCGGTCGTACCGCTGAGCAGATCCGCATTGATACGGATCGCGATAAGATTCTGACCGCTCAGGAAGCCGTTGAATACGGCATCATCGATACGGTCTTTGATTACCGCAAACTCAACGCTTAA
- a CDS encoding ATP-dependent Clp protease proteolytic subunit, which produces MSEKISMNSSSTGMNLSDSVYERLLRERIIFLGTQVDDEIANKLCAQILLLSAEDPTRDISLYINSPGGSVTAGMAIYDTMKYSPCDIATYGMGLAASMGQFLLSGGTKGKRYALPHARIMMHQPSAGVGGTAADIAIQAEQFAQTKREMAELIAEHTGQTFEQITKDSDRDRWMTAQQAKDYGIVDHVIESVNGPLSN; this is translated from the coding sequence ATGTCTGAGAAGATTTCAATGAACTCGTCGTCTACGGGTATGAATCTGAGCGATAGCGTGTACGAGCGCCTGTTGCGCGAGCGCATTATCTTCCTGGGAACCCAGGTCGATGATGAGATTGCGAACAAGCTGTGCGCCCAGATCCTCCTGCTGTCCGCCGAGGACCCCACTCGCGACATTTCGCTCTACATCAACTCCCCGGGTGGCTCTGTCACTGCGGGCATGGCTATTTATGACACCATGAAGTACTCGCCGTGCGATATTGCCACGTACGGCATGGGCCTGGCTGCCTCCATGGGTCAGTTCCTGCTTTCCGGTGGCACCAAGGGCAAGCGCTACGCTCTGCCGCACGCGCGCATTATGATGCACCAGCCTTCCGCTGGTGTCGGTGGTACCGCTGCGGATATCGCGATCCAGGCTGAGCAGTTTGCTCAGACTAAGCGCGAGATGGCCGAGCTCATTGCAGAGCACACCGGCCAGACTTTTGAGCAGATCACCAAAGACTCCGATCGTGACCGTTGGATGACCGCACAGCAGGCTAAGGACTACGGCATTGTTGACCATGTCATTGAGTCCGTTAACGGTCCGCTGAGCAACTAG
- a CDS encoding metal-dependent transcriptional regulator codes for MSVSELSTSTQNYLKAIWGLKEWSSEPVTATLIAKQLGLKLSSVSDAVRKMAKQGLVSHTPYGSVELTELGRQYALVMVRRHRLLESFLVQALGYTWDEVHNEAENLEHAVSDMLIERVDKFLDYPTRDPHGDPIPTVDGQITIPSAHRLTDSGAQSQVTVERISDSDPQLLKFLEERGIVTGAVLSTREGAPFSDSLEIQVAGGTQWVVLGRPATDAVFVAHHNL; via the coding sequence ATGTCTGTTTCCGAGCTGTCCACCAGTACCCAGAACTATTTGAAAGCTATCTGGGGGCTAAAGGAATGGTCATCCGAGCCCGTTACCGCCACGCTTATAGCGAAACAGCTGGGACTCAAGCTCTCCTCGGTTTCCGATGCAGTGCGCAAAATGGCGAAGCAAGGGCTCGTGTCACACACGCCCTATGGCTCTGTGGAGTTAACCGAACTTGGCAGGCAGTACGCATTGGTCATGGTGCGCCGTCACCGATTGCTTGAGTCTTTTTTGGTTCAAGCATTGGGCTACACCTGGGACGAAGTCCATAATGAAGCCGAAAATCTCGAACACGCGGTGTCTGACATGCTCATAGAACGTGTGGATAAGTTCCTTGATTACCCCACTAGGGATCCGCACGGCGATCCTATCCCTACGGTTGATGGACAGATCACCATCCCCAGTGCGCATCGCCTCACCGACAGCGGTGCACAATCGCAGGTGACCGTGGAACGCATTTCTGATTCCGACCCACAACTGCTGAAGTTCCTTGAAGAGCGCGGCATTGTCACTGGGGCTGTTCTTAGCACACGCGAGGGAGCGCCCTTTTCAGATTCTCTCGAAATACAGGTGGCCGGCGGCACTCAGTGGGTAGTACTTGGACGCCCAGCTACCGACGCAGTGTTTGTAGCACACCACAACCTTTAG
- the nrdI gene encoding class Ib ribonucleoside-diphosphate reductase assembly flavoprotein NrdI, protein MAKARMSRIAMSDSPDLVYFSSVSENTKRFVERLDRPAVRIPLRPKKTGMIQVSHPYVLIVPTYGGGSLKRAVPKQVIDFLNDPINRSFIRGVITSGNTNFGSAYCVAGRIISAKCHVPELYHFELLGTQKDIAAVKQGLQKFWKQQKQLTMTPH, encoded by the coding sequence ATGGCTAAGGCCAGGATGAGCAGGATTGCCATGTCAGACTCACCAGATTTGGTGTACTTTTCCAGCGTTTCAGAGAACACGAAAAGATTCGTCGAACGCTTAGATAGACCCGCGGTGCGCATTCCACTGCGCCCCAAGAAAACCGGGATGATCCAGGTTTCACACCCGTACGTACTCATCGTTCCCACCTACGGCGGCGGCTCGCTCAAACGCGCAGTCCCCAAACAGGTCATCGACTTCCTCAATGACCCAATCAACCGCTCCTTTATCCGGGGCGTTATTACCTCAGGGAATACCAACTTCGGAAGTGCTTACTGCGTCGCCGGACGCATCATTTCCGCCAAGTGCCACGTACCGGAGCTGTATCACTTCGAGCTTCTCGGCACCCAGAAGGACATCGCCGCCGTAAAGCAGGGCCTTCAGAAGTTTTGGAAGCAGCAAAAGCAGCTAACGATGACACCCCATTAA
- the nrdE gene encoding class 1b ribonucleoside-diphosphate reductase subunit alpha: MWPLDATPTQTIGATPRTASADNAGGVGKRKSYHALNAQLNLFDASGKIQFDKDIQAAQDYVTHHVAPRMHQFDSTKQRLEWLVDNEYYERDFLELYDDAFLCAMYDRAHRVKHQFRTFLGAFKFFTSYALKTFDGSRFLEGYEERVATTALYLAQGDEELAEKLVDDIMTGRFQPATPTFLNAGKAQRGEMVSCFLLRIEDNLESIGRCVNSALQLSKRGGGVALLLSNLRESGAPIKKIENQASGVVPVMKILEDSFSYANQLGSRQGAGAVYLHAHHPDILRFLDTKRENADEKVRIKTLSLGVVIPDITFRLAKENKDMHLFSPYDIAREYGVAMSDMSITEYYDELVANPRISHTTIKAREFFTTLAELQFESGYPYILFEDTVNRANPLKGHINMSNLCSEILQVNTPSTYGASGDYTTVGQDISCNLGSLNIAKAFESPDFGETVETAVRALTKVSDLTNIEAVPSIAHGNASMHAIGLGQMNLHGFLASQRIPYGCAEALDFTNIYFLTVTYHALRASHALAVEKGQRFTGFEESTYATGAYFDKYVDQDWAPATEHVKQLFHEAGVQIPQREDWLRLKNQVMQDGIYNAYLQAVPPTGSISYINDSTASIHPIASKIEIRKEGRLGRVYYPAPEMTNDNLEYFDDSYAVGYEKIIDTYAMATQHVDQGLSLTLFFTADTTTRDINKAQIYAWKAGIKTLYYIRLRQSALQGTEVEGCVSCAL; the protein is encoded by the coding sequence ATGTGGCCTCTTGATGCCACCCCCACACAGACTATTGGCGCTACGCCCCGCACCGCTTCAGCAGACAATGCCGGCGGTGTCGGCAAGCGCAAGAGCTACCACGCACTCAACGCGCAGCTGAACTTGTTCGACGCTTCTGGAAAAATCCAGTTTGACAAGGACATTCAGGCAGCACAAGACTATGTCACACACCATGTCGCTCCCCGCATGCATCAGTTCGATTCCACCAAGCAACGCTTGGAATGGTTGGTTGATAACGAGTACTACGAGCGGGATTTCCTTGAGCTTTATGATGACGCCTTTCTGTGCGCCATGTACGACAGAGCACATCGAGTTAAGCATCAGTTCCGCACTTTCCTCGGCGCATTTAAGTTCTTCACTTCATATGCACTGAAAACCTTTGATGGCTCCCGATTCCTAGAAGGCTACGAAGAACGCGTCGCCACCACAGCTTTATACCTTGCACAGGGCGACGAAGAGCTCGCAGAAAAGCTGGTGGATGACATCATGACCGGACGCTTCCAGCCCGCCACCCCTACTTTTCTCAACGCAGGCAAAGCCCAGCGCGGCGAAATGGTCTCCTGCTTCCTCCTGCGAATCGAAGACAATTTGGAGAGCATTGGCCGCTGCGTGAACTCTGCACTGCAACTATCAAAGCGCGGTGGTGGAGTGGCCCTGTTGCTGAGCAATCTGCGCGAATCCGGAGCCCCGATCAAAAAGATTGAGAACCAGGCTTCCGGCGTAGTCCCAGTCATGAAGATTCTCGAAGATAGCTTCAGCTATGCCAACCAATTGGGCTCCCGGCAGGGCGCTGGAGCCGTCTACCTGCATGCGCACCATCCAGATATTCTTCGCTTCCTGGATACCAAGCGGGAAAATGCCGATGAGAAAGTCCGCATCAAGACTCTTTCGCTGGGGGTTGTTATTCCAGATATAACCTTCCGTCTGGCCAAAGAGAACAAGGATATGCATCTTTTTAGCCCGTATGACATCGCTCGCGAGTACGGCGTAGCCATGTCTGACATGTCCATCACCGAGTACTACGACGAGCTGGTTGCCAATCCGCGAATCTCTCACACGACCATTAAGGCCCGCGAGTTTTTCACCACGCTGGCTGAGCTTCAGTTTGAATCCGGATACCCCTACATCCTCTTTGAGGATACGGTCAACCGCGCTAATCCCCTCAAAGGACATATCAATATGTCCAACCTGTGTAGCGAAATCCTCCAGGTCAACACGCCATCGACCTACGGAGCTTCGGGTGACTACACCACCGTTGGCCAGGATATTTCCTGCAATCTAGGTTCGCTCAACATTGCGAAGGCTTTTGAATCGCCGGACTTCGGGGAGACCGTCGAAACCGCAGTGCGTGCCCTCACGAAGGTTTCAGACCTGACGAATATCGAAGCTGTTCCCTCCATCGCTCACGGAAATGCTTCCATGCATGCCATTGGTCTGGGCCAAATGAATCTCCACGGCTTCCTTGCTTCACAGCGTATTCCTTATGGCTGCGCCGAGGCACTGGACTTTACAAATATCTATTTCCTCACGGTGACCTACCATGCGCTCCGCGCATCCCATGCACTCGCGGTTGAAAAAGGTCAACGATTCACAGGCTTCGAAGAATCCACCTATGCCACTGGCGCCTACTTTGACAAATACGTCGACCAAGACTGGGCGCCAGCCACTGAACACGTAAAACAGCTCTTCCACGAAGCAGGCGTGCAGATCCCTCAACGCGAGGATTGGCTACGGCTCAAGAATCAAGTGATGCAAGACGGCATCTACAACGCCTACTTGCAGGCAGTTCCACCCACTGGATCAATTTCCTACATCAATGACTCCACCGCGTCCATCCACCCAATTGCCTCCAAAATTGAAATACGCAAGGAAGGCCGCTTGGGGCGCGTGTACTACCCCGCGCCGGAAATGACCAACGACAACCTGGAGTATTTCGATGACTCCTACGCCGTGGGATACGAAAAAATCATCGACACCTACGCCATGGCCACCCAACACGTGGACCAAGGGCTTTCCCTGACCTTGTTCTTTACCGCTGATACCACCACGCGGGACATCAACAAGGCACAAATCTATGCCTGGAAAGCCGGAATCAAGACCCTCTACTACATCCGTTTACGCCAATCCGCGCTCCAAGGAACCGAGGTCGAAGGCTGCGTCTCCTGTGCTCTGTAG
- the nrdF gene encoding class 1b ribonucleoside-diphosphate reductase subunit beta, with protein MSSTSNSAELTSISVTPPSYRHDPSARIRAINWNRVSDDKDLEVWNRLTTNFWLPEKVPLSNDLPAWQKMTPEERNLTMRVFTGLTTLDTVQATVGEICQIQDARTEHEEAVYTNIAFMQSVHARSYSSVFSTLSSTKEIDEAYRWAVNNDLLQARAKKVLAHYFGPDPLKRKVSSTLLSSLLLYAGFYLPLHFSVHATLTNTADMIRLILRDKAVHGYYSGYKYQRGLESTTPLRQKEMHDFTISLLEELYALELDYSGELYEPLGLMDDVAVFVRYNANKALMNLGYPDYFPPEETEVNPEILAALAPGADENHDFFSGSGSSYVIGTAEETSDDDWDF; from the coding sequence ATGTCGTCAACATCGAATAGTGCTGAACTAACCAGCATTTCAGTTACTCCGCCGAGCTACCGGCATGATCCTTCAGCCCGCATCCGCGCCATCAATTGGAACCGGGTGAGCGATGACAAGGATCTTGAAGTGTGGAACCGTCTAACCACCAACTTTTGGTTGCCAGAGAAGGTCCCGCTTTCTAATGATCTCCCGGCGTGGCAGAAGATGACACCCGAGGAACGCAACCTCACCATGCGGGTGTTCACGGGACTCACCACCCTGGATACTGTCCAGGCCACCGTGGGTGAAATCTGTCAGATTCAAGATGCCCGCACCGAACACGAGGAGGCCGTGTATACCAACATCGCGTTCATGCAGTCAGTCCATGCCCGTTCATACTCTTCAGTGTTTTCTACCCTGAGCAGTACAAAGGAAATTGATGAAGCATACCGCTGGGCGGTGAATAACGACCTTCTCCAGGCACGCGCCAAGAAAGTTCTCGCGCACTATTTTGGGCCGGATCCACTCAAACGCAAGGTGTCATCGACGTTGCTTTCCTCGCTGCTTCTCTACGCGGGTTTCTATCTTCCCTTGCACTTTTCTGTCCACGCCACCCTGACAAATACGGCAGACATGATCCGCCTCATTCTGCGTGACAAGGCAGTGCACGGCTACTACTCGGGTTACAAATATCAGCGCGGTCTGGAATCCACGACCCCGCTACGGCAGAAGGAGATGCATGATTTCACCATTTCTTTGCTCGAAGAGCTTTATGCACTAGAGCTGGACTATTCCGGCGAGCTATATGAGCCTTTGGGACTCATGGATGATGTAGCCGTGTTCGTTCGCTATAACGCCAATAAGGCACTCATGAATTTGGGCTACCCGGATTATTTCCCGCCCGAAGAAACGGAAGTGAACCCAGAAATCCTCGCGGCCCTAGCCCCCGGAGCAGATGAGAACCATGACTTCTTCTCCGGATCTGGTTCCTCCTATGTCATTGGTACTGCTGAAGAAACGAGTGATGATGACTGGGATTTCTAA
- a CDS encoding NADPH-dependent FMN reductase, with protein sequence MTTPRISVIVGSLRRESFARKIAHEVLTMIPEGYEANIVEIRDLPLYDFDYDDPAVTDKPTPAEYTTFRETIKNSSGILFITPENNRTIPACLKNAVDIGSKPNSDVAWKNLPAGIISHSVGRMGGYSSQKNLRLALSYFDMPLPGQPEVFLGQSPTLFEESGHLNQRTADFVKDYVMRFLQLTDEAFRAKNG encoded by the coding sequence ATGACCACCCCACGTATCAGCGTTATCGTCGGCAGCCTGCGCCGAGAGTCATTTGCACGCAAGATTGCACACGAGGTGCTCACGATGATCCCTGAAGGCTACGAGGCAAACATCGTGGAAATCCGTGACTTGCCGCTCTATGACTTCGACTACGATGACCCCGCCGTCACGGACAAGCCCACTCCGGCTGAGTACACCACCTTTCGCGAGACCATCAAGAACTCGAGCGGGATCCTCTTCATTACGCCAGAGAACAACCGCACTATCCCTGCCTGCCTCAAAAACGCAGTGGACATCGGCTCTAAACCCAACTCAGATGTGGCGTGGAAGAACCTTCCCGCAGGTATCATTAGCCACTCTGTAGGCCGCATGGGCGGCTACAGTTCACAGAAGAACCTTCGCCTCGCTCTGTCCTACTTCGACATGCCGCTCCCTGGTCAGCCCGAAGTATTTCTGGGCCAATCCCCCACCCTTTTCGAAGAGTCCGGACATCTCAATCAACGTACCGCAGACTTTGTCAAGGATTACGTTATGCGCTTCCTGCAGTTGACCGACGAGGCCTTTAGAGCCAAGAACGGCTAG
- the tig gene encoding trigger factor produces MKTTVDKLSDTRVKLTVNVPFAELDQEIDQAYAAIAQQVSIPGFRKGKAPRQLIDARFGRGPILEQVVNDMLPSRYEQAVKENDLKVIGQPDVDISKIEDKDFVEFTAEVDIRPEFEIPDFSKISVTVPALKADEEDVDKALEELAERFGELKDTKRKMKTGDYAIIDITAEIDGEKIEDASTEGLSYRIGDDDLIKGLDTALRGMKTGEDNEFTSTIQSGEHKDEEATIKVHVQQSKERKLPAMDDEFAQMASEFDTMDELRESTKTQVEETKKAEQAAQIRDEVLKSALSEVEFELPQSVVDEQAHSQLHQILGQLAHDEKALAQLLEAQGTSREEFDKQTREQAEESVRTQLFLDAVAEKEEPEVSQQELTDHILFTAQSYGMDPNQFIQQLQSNGQIANLFSDVRRGKALAAAICRTTVKDEEGNDVDVDQYFGEIEEEDAAEASEEK; encoded by the coding sequence GTGAAGACCACCGTAGACAAGCTGAGCGATACCCGCGTTAAGCTCACCGTCAACGTTCCGTTTGCGGAGCTGGACCAGGAAATCGATCAAGCTTACGCGGCAATCGCGCAGCAGGTTTCTATTCCAGGTTTCCGTAAGGGCAAGGCACCGCGCCAGCTTATTGACGCTCGCTTCGGCCGCGGCCCCATCCTGGAGCAGGTTGTCAACGACATGCTGCCTTCCCGCTACGAGCAGGCAGTCAAGGAAAACGATCTGAAGGTCATCGGCCAGCCGGACGTTGACATTTCCAAGATCGAGGACAAGGACTTCGTGGAGTTCACCGCCGAGGTTGATATCCGCCCTGAGTTCGAGATTCCGGACTTCTCCAAGATCTCCGTTACCGTCCCGGCCCTGAAGGCTGACGAAGAGGACGTCGACAAGGCTCTGGAGGAGCTGGCAGAGCGCTTCGGTGAGCTCAAAGACACCAAGCGCAAGATGAAGACCGGCGACTACGCCATCATCGACATCACCGCTGAGATCGACGGCGAGAAGATTGAAGACGCTTCCACCGAGGGCCTTTCCTATCGCATCGGTGACGATGACCTCATCAAGGGTCTAGATACCGCCCTGCGCGGCATGAAGACTGGTGAGGATAACGAGTTCACCTCCACCATCCAGTCCGGTGAGCACAAGGACGAAGAGGCCACCATCAAGGTCCACGTTCAGCAGTCCAAGGAGCGCAAGCTGCCGGCTATGGACGATGAGTTCGCTCAGATGGCTTCTGAGTTCGACACCATGGACGAGCTGCGTGAGTCCACCAAGACCCAGGTGGAGGAGACCAAGAAGGCTGAGCAGGCTGCACAGATCCGCGATGAGGTTCTGAAGTCCGCACTGTCCGAGGTTGAATTCGAGCTGCCGCAGTCCGTAGTGGACGAGCAGGCTCACTCCCAGCTGCACCAGATCTTGGGCCAGCTGGCTCACGATGAGAAGGCACTGGCTCAGCTCCTTGAGGCACAGGGCACCTCTCGCGAGGAGTTTGATAAGCAGACTCGCGAGCAGGCAGAAGAGTCCGTCCGCACCCAGCTGTTCCTTGACGCCGTAGCCGAGAAGGAAGAGCCGGAAGTTTCCCAGCAGGAGCTGACCGACCACATCCTGTTCACCGCTCAGTCCTACGGCATGGACCCGAACCAGTTCATCCAGCAGCTGCAGTCCAACGGCCAGATCGCAAACCTCTTCTCTGACGTGCGCCGTGGCAAGGCACTGGCTGCCGCTATCTGCCGCACCACCGTCAAGGATGAAGAGGGCAACGACGTAGACGTTGACCAGTACTTCGGTGAAATCGAAGAAGAGGACGCTGCAGAAGCTTCCGAGGAGAAGTAA
- a CDS encoding DUF1542 domain-containing protein, with amino-acid sequence MIVVGILLLVLAVGGGAWFMSSHNSQKRREEREAQQLADAQADARRWIERLGGQVMQISGTDSASQQAMADASERFTAANSAISRATTAKQANLARESALEGMHYVNAAREIMGMNPGPELPPLEGQRAAGKVTEKRTVEANGQQITASPYASADTPNYYPGGTVAGRPVPAGWYSRPWWADALQTGVWMVGYSMMFNALFSGMSGIGYSAAAAESGDWGGADDMGGAGDMGGDAGDAGDVGDMGGGDDGGGLFDGLGDGDGGGFFDGMFDFDF; translated from the coding sequence ATGATCGTAGTGGGAATTTTGCTCCTTGTGCTGGCAGTCGGCGGAGGCGCGTGGTTTATGTCTTCGCACAACTCCCAAAAACGCCGCGAGGAACGAGAAGCACAGCAATTGGCCGATGCACAAGCTGACGCTCGCCGGTGGATTGAACGCCTGGGCGGCCAAGTAATGCAGATTTCTGGCACAGACTCTGCCTCCCAGCAGGCAATGGCCGATGCGTCCGAGCGTTTCACGGCAGCTAACTCGGCGATTTCGCGCGCCACCACCGCAAAGCAGGCAAACCTAGCGCGTGAGTCCGCTTTGGAGGGCATGCATTATGTGAATGCTGCGCGCGAGATTATGGGCATGAACCCAGGCCCAGAACTGCCGCCGCTCGAGGGGCAGCGCGCCGCCGGCAAGGTGACGGAAAAGCGCACGGTGGAAGCGAATGGCCAGCAGATTACTGCCTCGCCGTATGCTTCCGCGGATACCCCGAACTACTACCCAGGCGGAACCGTGGCCGGCCGTCCGGTTCCGGCGGGTTGGTATTCCCGTCCATGGTGGGCTGATGCATTGCAGACCGGCGTGTGGATGGTGGGCTACTCCATGATGTTTAATGCTCTGTTCTCCGGCATGTCCGGCATTGGCTATTCCGCAGCTGCCGCAGAAAGCGGCGACTGGGGTGGAGCCGATGACATGGGTGGTGCTGGCGACATGGGCGGTGACGCTGGAGATGCTGGCGACGTCGGTGACATGGGCGGCGGCGATGACGGCGGCGGCCTATTTGATGGCCTTGGCGATGGCGATGGCGGCGGATTCTTTGACGGGATGTTTGATTTCGATTTCTAG